In one Chlamydia sp. BM-2023 genomic region, the following are encoded:
- the tsf gene encoding translation elongation factor Ts yields the protein MSNFSMETLKILRQQTGVGLTKCKEALAECNGNLEDAVVYLRKLGLASASKKEHRETKEGVIIAKSDARGTAVVEVNVETDFVANNAVFRSFVDSLVEDVLNHKVNNVEALLQLPASQDASLTVDELRAVTMQTVGENIRINRVTYLPKASDESVGIYSHGNGKAVSVTVISGSADNESLAKDISMHIVAAQPQFLSKESVPEEILEREKEVISSQTQGKPQAVIDKIVSGKLGTFFQDVCLLEQAFIKNPDVTIQGLINEAKKASGNAVEVKEFILWKIGA from the coding sequence ATGAGCAACTTTTCTATGGAAACCCTCAAAATCTTAAGACAACAGACCGGCGTAGGGTTAACCAAATGTAAGGAAGCTCTAGCAGAATGCAATGGAAACCTTGAAGACGCTGTAGTTTACTTACGCAAATTAGGTCTTGCTTCCGCAAGCAAGAAAGAACACCGTGAGACTAAAGAAGGCGTAATCATCGCAAAAAGCGATGCTCGTGGAACTGCTGTAGTTGAAGTTAACGTAGAAACAGACTTCGTAGCTAACAATGCAGTATTCAGATCCTTCGTGGATAGTCTTGTTGAAGACGTGTTAAACCATAAAGTGAATAATGTTGAAGCATTACTACAACTTCCAGCTTCTCAAGATGCATCTCTTACAGTCGATGAGTTACGCGCTGTAACTATGCAAACTGTTGGAGAAAACATCCGCATCAATAGAGTCACATATTTACCAAAAGCATCTGATGAAAGCGTTGGTATTTACTCTCACGGCAACGGAAAAGCTGTCTCTGTAACTGTTATTTCTGGAAGCGCTGATAATGAAAGCTTAGCTAAAGATATTTCTATGCACATTGTAGCTGCACAGCCACAATTTCTAAGCAAAGAAAGCGTTCCTGAAGAGATTTTAGAAAGAGAAAAAGAAGTTATTTCCTCCCAAACACAAGGCAAACCGCAAGCAGTTATTGATAAGATTGTCAGCGGAAAATTAGGAACATTCTTCCAAGATGTTTGTCTACTAGAACAAGCCTTCATCAAAAATCCTGATGTAACCATCCAAGGTTTAATTAATGAAGCCAAAAAAGCTAGTGGTAATGCCGTTGAAGTAAAAGAATTTATTTTATGGAAAATAGGGGCTTAA
- the sufC gene encoding Fe-S cluster assembly ATPase SufC yields MLRIQNLHVCCEDVKILDNLNVHIRAGELHIIMGPNGAGKSTFAKVLSGDDSVSIISGEISLLDQDLLEKSPEERAQAGLFIGFQQPPEIPGVNNRLFLKDAYNACRRSRQEEEISEVEFDMLLSSVSETYEFASFFHFLERNINEGFSGGERKKNEIWQMLVLEPEMILLDEPDSGLDVDALRFVCRTIERYRELHPRSSMCIVTHNPKLGNLLSPDHVHILLEGRIACSGGVDLMRELEDKSYHEVLQCSSRG; encoded by the coding sequence ATGCTACGTATACAAAACTTACACGTATGTTGTGAGGATGTTAAAATCCTGGATAATTTGAATGTACACATTCGTGCGGGGGAGCTGCATATTATTATGGGTCCCAACGGAGCAGGAAAATCTACCTTTGCAAAAGTGCTCTCGGGAGATGATAGTGTTTCTATTATTTCTGGGGAGATTAGTTTATTAGACCAGGACCTATTAGAAAAATCTCCTGAGGAGCGTGCTCAAGCGGGATTGTTTATAGGATTTCAACAGCCTCCAGAAATTCCCGGGGTAAACAACAGGCTATTTTTAAAAGATGCCTACAATGCTTGTAGGCGTTCTCGGCAAGAAGAAGAGATATCAGAAGTTGAATTTGATATGCTTCTATCTTCTGTTTCAGAAACGTATGAATTCGCATCTTTCTTTCATTTTTTAGAAAGAAATATTAACGAGGGATTTTCTGGAGGAGAGAGAAAGAAAAACGAAATTTGGCAGATGCTTGTTTTAGAGCCGGAAATGATATTACTAGATGAACCTGATTCCGGTTTAGATGTAGATGCATTAAGATTTGTTTGTAGAACCATAGAACGTTATCGCGAGCTCCATCCAAGAAGTTCTATGTGCATAGTGACGCACAACCCTAAATTAGGAAATCTTCTTAGTCCTGATCATGTTCATATTTTACTCGAAGGGCGTATAGCATGTTCTGGTGGAGTAGATTTGATGCGAGAGCTTGAAGATAAGAGCTATCATGAAGTGCTGCAGTGCTCTTCCCGGGGGTAA
- a CDS encoding porin has translation MKKLLKSALFFAATGLATSPLHALPVGNPAEPSLLIDGTMWEGSPADPCDPCSTWCDAISIRAGYYGDYVFDRVLKTNAKKTVSDMAEAPKGTTITNSSTPVERPNFAYNKQLQDAEWFTNAAYLALNIWDRFDVFCTLGATNGYFKADSAAFGVVGLLGATTATNAAAATDLPNVFLTQGVVELYTDTTFSWSVGARGALWECGCATLGAEFQYAQSKPRVETLNAIVNTSQFSIHKPRGYKGKALPLPLTAGTTAATDTKSATIKYHEWQAGMALSYRLNMLVPYIGVKWSRATFDADGIRIAQPKLATEILNLTSWNPTLAGSATGASNKYGDFLQIVSMEINKMKSRKSCGLAIGATLIDADKWSVTGEARLIDERAAHVNAQFRF, from the coding sequence ATGAAAAAACTCTTGAAATCGGCATTATTTTTTGCCGCAACAGGTTTAGCTACTTCCCCCTTACATGCCTTGCCTGTGGGGAATCCAGCTGAACCAAGTTTATTAATCGATGGCACTATGTGGGAAGGTTCCCCAGCCGATCCTTGTGATCCTTGCTCCACTTGGTGTGATGCTATTAGCATCCGCGCAGGGTACTACGGAGATTATGTTTTCGATCGTGTGCTAAAAACAAACGCAAAAAAAACTGTTTCTGACATGGCAGAAGCTCCTAAAGGAACAACCATTACAAACAGCTCTACTCCTGTAGAAAGACCTAACTTCGCTTACAACAAACAATTGCAAGATGCTGAATGGTTCACTAATGCTGCTTATCTAGCATTAAACATTTGGGATCGTTTTGATGTGTTCTGCACATTAGGTGCTACTAATGGTTACTTCAAAGCTGACTCTGCTGCTTTTGGCGTAGTTGGATTACTTGGAGCTACAACTGCAACTAATGCTGCAGCTGCAACAGATCTTCCTAACGTATTCTTAACCCAAGGCGTTGTTGAGCTTTACACTGATACGACATTCTCTTGGAGCGTTGGAGCTCGTGGAGCATTGTGGGAATGCGGTTGCGCAACTTTAGGAGCAGAATTCCAATATGCTCAATCCAAGCCTAGAGTAGAAACTCTTAACGCAATTGTTAATACATCACAATTCTCTATCCATAAGCCTAGAGGATATAAAGGCAAAGCCCTCCCTCTTCCTTTGACAGCTGGAACCACTGCTGCTACAGATACTAAATCTGCAACAATTAAGTATCATGAATGGCAAGCTGGCATGGCATTATCTTACAGATTAAACATGCTTGTTCCTTACATTGGAGTAAAATGGTCTAGAGCAACATTTGATGCTGATGGTATCCGCATTGCTCAACCAAAATTAGCTACAGAAATCTTAAACTTGACAAGCTGGAACCCAACTCTTGCAGGAAGTGCTACAGGAGCTTCTAATAAATACGGAGACTTCTTACAGATCGTTTCTATGGAAATCAATAAAATGAAATCCAGAAAGTCTTGTGGTCTTGCTATTGGAGCAACTTTAATTGACGCTGATAAATGGTCAGTCACTGGTGAAGCACGCTTAATCGATGAAAGAGCTGCTCACGTGAACGCTCAGTTCAGATTCTAA
- the sufB gene encoding Fe-S cluster assembly protein SufB, protein MSQSIEDFLQNHEDYPYGFVTPIESEGLTKGLSEDAIKQISYLRKEPSFILDFRLKAYEYWKKLREPAWARLKYNPINYDDIVYFSSPKQKKPLGRLEEADPEILETFKKLGIPLDEQKRLLNVQNVAIDLVFDSVSIGTTFKEALDKAGVIFCSMSEAVREYPELVKKYLGSVVSYRDNYFAALNAAVFSDGSFVYIPKGVHCPMEISTYFRINDKESGQFERTLIVAEDDSFVSYLEGCTAPSYSSNQLHAAVVELVAHERAVIRYSTVQNWFSGDKKTGQGGVYNFVTKRGLCAGYKSKISWSQVEVGAAITWKYPSCILKGNESTGEFYSIALTNGKMQADTGTKMIHVGEKTTSTIVSKGISSEESHNTFRSLVSIFDGAVKSRNYTQCDSMLIGQSCGAYTDPKIVVENSQSSVEHEATTSKLRADQLMYLRSRGLSAEEAVSLVVHGFCREIIEQLPLEFAREASKLLFVKLENSVG, encoded by the coding sequence ATGAGCCAGTCTATAGAAGATTTTTTACAGAATCACGAGGATTATCCTTATGGTTTCGTCACACCTATAGAATCTGAGGGGCTGACCAAAGGTCTCAGTGAAGATGCTATCAAGCAAATTTCTTATTTGCGAAAAGAACCCTCTTTTATCCTAGATTTTCGTTTAAAAGCTTACGAGTATTGGAAAAAATTACGCGAGCCTGCTTGGGCTCGGTTAAAGTATAATCCCATCAACTATGATGATATTGTATATTTTTCCTCTCCTAAACAAAAAAAACCTTTAGGGCGTTTAGAAGAAGCAGATCCTGAAATTTTAGAAACATTTAAGAAGTTAGGAATTCCTTTAGACGAGCAAAAGCGCTTATTGAATGTTCAAAATGTCGCTATAGACTTAGTTTTTGATTCCGTATCGATAGGCACAACGTTCAAAGAAGCTCTGGATAAAGCCGGAGTGATTTTCTGCTCGATGAGCGAGGCTGTTCGGGAATACCCCGAGCTAGTGAAGAAATATCTAGGTTCCGTTGTTTCCTATAGGGACAATTATTTCGCAGCTTTGAATGCTGCTGTTTTTAGTGATGGCTCTTTTGTTTATATTCCTAAGGGCGTTCATTGCCCGATGGAAATTTCCACGTATTTTAGGATTAACGATAAGGAATCGGGGCAATTTGAACGCACGTTAATCGTTGCGGAAGACGATTCTTTTGTTAGTTACCTTGAAGGTTGTACGGCGCCATCGTATTCTTCCAATCAGCTGCATGCAGCTGTTGTGGAATTAGTAGCGCATGAAAGAGCTGTTATTCGTTATTCCACTGTGCAGAATTGGTTTTCTGGCGATAAGAAAACAGGACAAGGTGGAGTATATAATTTTGTAACTAAGCGAGGTTTATGCGCTGGTTACAAATCAAAGATCTCTTGGTCTCAGGTTGAAGTTGGTGCGGCGATTACCTGGAAGTATCCTAGTTGCATTTTGAAAGGAAATGAAAGCACAGGAGAGTTTTACTCCATAGCTTTGACAAATGGAAAAATGCAGGCCGATACTGGAACAAAGATGATCCATGTAGGGGAAAAAACAACTTCGACGATTGTTTCTAAGGGGATCTCTTCGGAAGAGTCTCACAATACTTTTAGGAGTCTTGTTTCTATTTTTGACGGTGCTGTGAAAAGCCGGAATTATACGCAGTGTGATTCCATGCTTATTGGGCAGTCATGTGGGGCCTATACCGATCCGAAAATTGTAGTGGAAAACTCTCAATCTTCTGTTGAGCATGAGGCGACGACATCAAAATTACGAGCAGATCAGTTAATGTATCTACGTAGTCGTGGATTGAGTGCTGAAGAGGCTGTGAGCTTGGTTGTGCATGGTTTTTGCCGCGAGATTATAGAGCAGTTGCCTTTAGAGTTTGCTCGAGAGGCTTCGAAATTATTATTTGTTAAGTTGGAAAATAGTGTGGGGTAG
- the pyrH gene encoding UMP kinase, which produces MSKRITRVLFKISGESLSTDVGNRIDEVRLSRLVAELRAVRNCDIEVALVIGGGNILRGLAQQKELQINRVSADQMGMLATLINGMAVADALKADDIPCLLTSTLSCPQLADLYNPQKSAEALHQGKILICTTGAGSPYLTTDTGAALRACELNADILLKATMHVDGVYDKDPRQFTDAVKYDRITYKEFLAQQLGVMDASAISLCMDSNIPIRIFSFSKYSLEQAIFDDNIGTLISNEDV; this is translated from the coding sequence ATGTCTAAGCGAATAACACGAGTCTTATTTAAGATTTCTGGAGAATCTCTCTCAACGGACGTTGGAAATCGAATTGATGAAGTTCGTCTATCCAGATTAGTAGCAGAATTACGTGCTGTACGCAACTGCGACATTGAAGTAGCTCTTGTCATAGGCGGTGGAAATATTCTACGCGGCCTTGCTCAGCAAAAAGAACTACAAATTAATCGTGTCTCTGCAGACCAAATGGGAATGCTAGCCACTTTAATTAATGGTATGGCCGTAGCAGATGCATTAAAAGCTGATGACATTCCATGTTTATTAACCTCGACTCTTTCCTGCCCTCAGCTAGCAGATTTGTATAATCCTCAAAAATCTGCAGAAGCTTTGCACCAAGGAAAGATTTTAATCTGCACAACAGGCGCAGGTTCTCCTTATCTAACTACAGATACAGGTGCGGCTCTACGCGCTTGTGAGTTAAATGCTGACATTTTATTAAAAGCCACAATGCACGTTGACGGGGTATATGATAAAGATCCCCGACAATTTACCGATGCAGTGAAATATGACAGGATTACTTATAAGGAGTTCTTAGCCCAGCAATTAGGCGTTATGGACGCTTCTGCTATTTCTCTTTGTATGGATTCTAATATTCCTATTCGTATTTTTAGCTTTTCCAAATACTCTTTAGAACAAGCTATTTTTGATGATAATATTGGAACACTGATTAGTAACGAGGATGTTTAG
- a CDS encoding penicillin-binding transpeptidase domain-containing protein, which yields MKYHKKRRSYLTVPEKTNRLLSGIIVTLAIIAVRLWHLAVVEHDQKLEEAYKPQKRVIPELVERATICDRFGKILAENKMQYDVSVAYGAIRDLPSRAWHVNADGGRELIPVRKNYISRLAELLAQELHLDKDAIEDNIHAKASVLGSVPYLVQANVSERTYLKLKMMSKHWPGLHVEPSVRRYYPLGKTASDILGYVGPISAQEYKRITHELSRLRECVRAYEEGENPKFPEGLASIDQVRSLLNSLESNAYSLNALVGKLGIESAWDGKLRGQLGKKTVLVDRRGNFIQELNEVSATSGKKLQLTIAAELQAFADSLLLEHEKMEQFRSAQSLKKQNFLPPLFPWIKGGAIIALDPNNGQVLAMASSPRYHGNDFIDMRITSDSSEARSSVYRWLENTEHIAELYDRKVSLCRERRNPFTGAYYEEELPLTFDYFLDFILPDISEVKAAVKRLGTVENAVKIQDCAGRLLELFSYSEGHCFCSSIFDAVFPSEEGHTVVGKVTSIKQQQWIARCCKDYKLEIEEIKEELQEFFSGLSANYDKILLLDLFQMAVDPSRLHPQLLSSVSSLSLSEFFECQGHYIALRSAFSKIVEDIFIEVDFKNWRKEHFAKLLETKRKQENARKQRYPTPYVDYLLEERRAQYQDFRCCYLDNFLVYLLSGRGEAKHLKPYYEALSIWKKELESGAHKALPWHEHYEFLSQRFSGSSIDLQHLFLSFREFSELQRPLYGNYPLMVTKNVPQKEQDLAAAFYPTYGYGYLRSHSFGQAATLGSIFKLVSAYSVLSQEVLKGNEDIDYLSRLFVIIDRQSFGYKSHKPHVGFFKDGAPIPLFYRGGVLPKNDYAGRGRIDLISALEMSSNPYFSLFVGEYLSDPEDLCHAASLFGFGEKTGIGLSGEYAGVVPNDVTYNRSGLYAMAIGQHTLVVTPLQTAVMMAALVNGGSLYVPSLIAGEWEGEQFCPTNPVKKRDVFMPESIAELFKAGMHNVIWGNYGTTRSIRNQFSPELLSRVIGKTSTAESIVRVGLDRQYGSMKMKHVWFAAIGFSDSELTHPDIVVIVYLRLGEFGRDAAPMAVKMIEMWNQIKNRENFSADS from the coding sequence ATGAAATATCATAAAAAACGTCGTTCTTATCTCACGGTTCCAGAAAAAACCAATCGATTGTTGTCAGGAATTATCGTAACACTGGCAATAATAGCCGTACGTTTGTGGCATCTTGCTGTTGTTGAACATGATCAAAAGTTAGAAGAGGCTTATAAGCCTCAAAAAAGGGTAATTCCTGAACTTGTTGAGCGAGCAACTATTTGCGATCGTTTTGGAAAGATATTAGCAGAAAACAAGATGCAATACGATGTGAGTGTTGCTTATGGGGCTATTCGCGATTTGCCTTCAAGGGCTTGGCATGTTAACGCAGATGGCGGAAGAGAGCTTATTCCTGTTAGGAAAAATTACATTAGCCGTTTAGCGGAACTCCTTGCTCAAGAGCTACATTTAGATAAGGATGCTATTGAAGATAATATTCATGCAAAAGCATCCGTATTAGGTTCCGTGCCTTATTTAGTGCAGGCGAATGTTTCTGAGCGTACCTATTTAAAATTAAAGATGATGTCGAAGCATTGGCCGGGTTTACATGTAGAGCCATCTGTGCGACGTTATTACCCTTTGGGAAAAACAGCTTCTGATATTTTGGGATATGTAGGTCCTATTAGTGCTCAAGAATATAAGAGAATAACGCATGAACTGAGCAGGTTGCGAGAATGTGTTCGTGCGTATGAAGAGGGGGAGAATCCTAAGTTTCCTGAGGGTTTAGCAAGTATAGATCAGGTACGCTCTTTATTAAATTCTTTGGAGAGCAATGCTTATAGTTTAAATGCTTTAGTTGGGAAACTAGGGATAGAGTCTGCTTGGGACGGAAAATTACGCGGGCAGTTGGGGAAGAAAACAGTTCTTGTTGATCGTCGGGGAAATTTCATTCAGGAGCTGAACGAAGTTTCAGCAACTTCAGGGAAGAAGTTGCAGTTAACAATAGCTGCAGAGCTGCAAGCTTTTGCAGATTCTTTGCTTTTAGAGCATGAAAAAATGGAGCAGTTTCGCTCCGCTCAATCTTTAAAAAAACAAAATTTTCTACCTCCTTTATTTCCATGGATTAAAGGAGGAGCTATTATTGCACTTGATCCTAACAATGGCCAGGTATTAGCCATGGCGTCATCCCCGCGGTATCACGGGAATGATTTTATTGATATGCGGATTACGTCTGATTCTTCTGAGGCGAGATCTTCAGTATATCGTTGGCTAGAAAATACAGAACATATTGCTGAGCTGTATGATAGGAAAGTTTCTTTATGTCGAGAAAGAAGAAACCCTTTTACGGGTGCGTACTATGAAGAAGAGCTTCCTCTTACTTTTGATTACTTCTTAGATTTTATTTTGCCAGATATTTCCGAAGTTAAGGCTGCTGTTAAAAGACTTGGGACTGTGGAAAATGCTGTGAAAATACAAGATTGTGCTGGGAGATTATTGGAGCTATTCTCGTATTCTGAGGGTCATTGTTTTTGTTCTTCTATTTTTGATGCTGTGTTTCCTTCTGAGGAAGGCCATACCGTTGTAGGGAAGGTAACTTCTATAAAACAGCAGCAATGGATAGCACGGTGTTGTAAAGACTATAAGTTAGAAATTGAAGAAATTAAGGAAGAATTGCAGGAGTTTTTTTCAGGGCTTTCTGCGAACTACGATAAGATTTTGCTCTTAGACTTGTTTCAGATGGCTGTAGATCCTTCACGACTTCATCCTCAGCTGCTTTCTTCTGTTAGTTCTCTATCTTTATCTGAATTTTTCGAGTGTCAAGGCCATTACATAGCTTTGCGAAGTGCTTTTTCAAAAATTGTAGAAGATATTTTTATAGAGGTAGATTTTAAAAATTGGCGAAAGGAGCATTTCGCAAAGCTGCTTGAAACAAAACGTAAGCAGGAAAATGCTCGGAAGCAGCGTTACCCCACGCCTTATGTAGATTACCTATTAGAGGAAAGACGAGCTCAGTATCAAGATTTCCGCTGTTGCTATCTTGATAATTTTTTGGTCTATTTGCTTTCAGGACGAGGGGAAGCTAAACATTTAAAGCCTTATTATGAAGCACTATCCATATGGAAAAAGGAGCTAGAAAGCGGTGCGCATAAAGCTTTGCCATGGCATGAGCATTATGAATTTTTAAGTCAGCGTTTTTCTGGATCTTCGATAGATTTACAGCATTTGTTTTTATCTTTTAGAGAATTTTCGGAGCTTCAACGACCATTGTATGGGAATTATCCTTTGATGGTGACAAAGAATGTTCCTCAGAAAGAACAAGATTTAGCAGCAGCATTCTATCCTACTTATGGTTATGGCTATCTTAGGTCACATTCGTTTGGTCAGGCAGCAACTTTAGGGTCTATCTTCAAGTTGGTCTCTGCATATTCTGTATTATCTCAAGAAGTGCTTAAGGGAAACGAGGACATTGATTATCTATCCAGGTTATTTGTTATTATAGATAGACAATCTTTTGGCTATAAAAGTCATAAGCCTCATGTAGGATTTTTCAAAGATGGAGCTCCCATTCCTTTATTTTACCGTGGAGGGGTGTTGCCAAAGAACGACTATGCTGGTCGTGGACGTATTGATCTTATCTCTGCTTTAGAGATGTCTAGTAACCCATATTTTTCTTTGTTTGTTGGGGAATATCTTTCAGACCCTGAAGATTTATGTCATGCTGCGTCTTTGTTTGGCTTTGGGGAAAAAACAGGGATAGGTTTGTCTGGAGAGTATGCTGGTGTTGTTCCTAATGATGTGACATACAACCGTTCCGGTTTGTATGCGATGGCTATTGGGCAGCATACTCTTGTTGTTACTCCTTTACAAACAGCTGTTATGATGGCTGCCTTAGTTAACGGAGGATCTCTTTATGTGCCTAGTTTAATAGCAGGAGAATGGGAAGGGGAACAGTTTTGTCCTACAAATCCTGTGAAAAAACGGGATGTATTTATGCCTGAGTCTATAGCCGAATTATTTAAGGCTGGTATGCATAATGTAATTTGGGGAAATTACGGAACAACCCGAAGCATTCGTAATCAGTTTAGTCCTGAGTTGCTCTCCCGTGTTATTGGGAAAACAAGCACGGCAGAATCTATTGTTCGTGTGGGTTTGGATCGTCAGTATGGCAGCATGAAAATGAAGCACGTGTGGTTTGCCGCTATAGGATTTTCGGATTCTGAACTTACACACCCTGATATTGTTGTAATTGTTTACTTGCGCCTTGGGGAATTTGGAAGAGACGCTGCTCCTATGGCTGTAAAAATGATAGAAATGTGGAATCAGATAAAAAATAGAGAGAATTTTTCTGCCGATTCGTAA
- the rpsB gene encoding 30S ribosomal protein S2: MEESLCNLSVKDLMEAGAHFGHQTRRWNPKMKLYIFEEKNGLYIINLAKTLYQLRKAIPQVCKVIKDNKSILFVGTKKQAKCVIKEAAIEAGEYFVAERWLGGMLTNMTTIRNSIKTLDKIERDLSQNSSYLTKKEIALLAKRHQKLLKNLEGIRYLKKIPGLIIVVDPSYEKIAVAEARKLGIPVLALVDTNCDPTPIDYVVPCNDDSLKSIRLIINTIKENIINTKKQLGIEIVSPIKALVIEEASEEEQSMETEGEESRQEDLLAKKYDSNEVN; encoded by the coding sequence TTGGAAGAATCACTATGCAATCTTTCAGTTAAAGACTTAATGGAAGCAGGCGCTCATTTTGGGCACCAGACCCGAAGATGGAATCCTAAGATGAAGCTTTACATCTTCGAGGAAAAAAATGGTCTTTACATCATTAACTTAGCAAAAACTCTTTACCAATTACGCAAGGCTATCCCTCAGGTTTGCAAGGTTATCAAAGATAATAAATCTATTCTCTTTGTAGGAACCAAAAAGCAAGCCAAATGCGTTATTAAAGAAGCTGCTATAGAAGCTGGAGAATACTTCGTTGCAGAACGATGGTTAGGCGGAATGTTAACCAACATGACGACTATTAGAAACTCCATTAAAACTTTAGATAAAATCGAAAGAGACTTATCTCAAAATAGTTCTTACTTAACCAAAAAAGAAATTGCGTTACTAGCTAAACGACATCAAAAATTATTGAAAAATCTGGAAGGTATTCGCTACCTGAAGAAAATTCCTGGATTAATCATTGTCGTTGATCCTAGCTACGAAAAAATTGCTGTTGCTGAAGCTAGAAAACTCGGCATTCCTGTGTTGGCTTTAGTTGATACTAACTGTGATCCAACACCTATTGATTACGTTGTTCCTTGCAACGATGACTCTTTAAAAAGCATTCGTCTAATCATCAATACTATTAAAGAAAATATCATCAACACTAAGAAACAGCTCGGTATCGAGATTGTCTCTCCTATCAAAGCTTTAGTAATAGAAGAAGCTTCTGAAGAAGAACAAAGCATGGAAACCGAAGGTGAAGAAAGTCGACAGGAAGATCTTTTAGCAAAAAAATACGACAGCAATGAGGTTAACTAA
- a CDS encoding tetratricopeptide repeat protein, translated as MEEAAKHLAKEFLCSGINFFLSGEYEQAERRLKETLELDPSAALAYCYLGIIALESGRIPEALTWCTKGLESEPGDSYLRYCYGVALDRDNRCEEAIEQYRAYVILHPDDAECWFSLGGVYHRLGRHLEAIECFDKILELDPWNPQSLYNKAVVLTDMNDEEGAISLLEATVSKNPLYWKAWIKLGYLLSRHKLWDKATEAYERVVQLRPDLSDGHYNLGLCYLTLDKTRLALKAFQEALFLNEEDADAHFYVGLAHMDLKQNQQASDAFHRALGINLEHERSHYLLGYLYHMEGQAEKAEKELMFLTVKDSIFAPLLQKTVSSDSSGCFERRLDAIP; from the coding sequence ATGGAAGAAGCTGCAAAACATCTAGCGAAAGAATTTCTCTGCTCAGGAATTAACTTCTTTTTGAGTGGGGAATATGAACAAGCAGAACGAAGACTAAAAGAAACTCTAGAGCTAGATCCTTCTGCAGCGCTAGCCTATTGTTATTTAGGAATTATTGCTTTGGAGTCGGGAAGAATTCCCGAAGCACTGACTTGGTGTACGAAAGGGTTAGAGTCTGAGCCTGGGGATAGCTATTTACGTTATTGCTATGGCGTAGCTTTAGATCGTGATAATCGTTGTGAAGAGGCTATTGAGCAATATCGCGCTTATGTGATTTTACATCCCGATGATGCTGAATGCTGGTTTAGTTTAGGTGGGGTATACCATCGTTTAGGGCGTCATTTAGAAGCTATAGAGTGTTTTGATAAGATTTTAGAATTAGATCCGTGGAACCCACAAAGCTTATACAATAAGGCTGTAGTTTTAACGGATATGAATGATGAGGAAGGAGCGATTTCTTTATTAGAGGCTACGGTAAGTAAAAACCCTCTGTATTGGAAAGCTTGGATAAAATTAGGCTACTTGCTCTCAAGACATAAACTTTGGGATAAAGCCACAGAAGCTTATGAAAGAGTTGTTCAATTACGTCCTGATTTATCCGATGGGCATTACAACTTAGGGTTATGTTACCTCACTTTAGATAAAACACGCTTGGCTTTAAAAGCTTTTCAAGAAGCTTTGTTTTTAAATGAGGAAGATGCTGATGCCCATTTTTATGTAGGCCTTGCGCATATGGATCTTAAGCAAAATCAACAAGCCTCTGATGCTTTTCATCGTGCTTTAGGAATTAATTTAGAACACGAGCGTTCGCACTATCTTCTCGGCTATCTTTATCACATGGAGGGTCAGGCAGAAAAAGCAGAAAAAGAATTGATGTTTTTAACTGTCAAAGATTCTATATTTGCTCCCTTGCTGCAAAAAACAGTTTCTTCAGACTCGTCGGGATGTTTTGAGCGGAGGTTAGACGCAATTCCTTAG